The DNA sequence GCGCAGCCAGTCGTACATAGTCAGATGGGTCGTCCTTTGGGAATAACCACTCTCATCGTTCGTGGCGAGCGCGGAGCGCATGGGCGATTCCTGTGAGAATGTGGTACAGGCATTCCTGCCTGTGCTCCATTTTCATCACTCAGCTTGCGCCGGAGGCGCAAATAGAAGGTAGCCAGACTGCGACGTCTGGAACAGCACACCAAACAATCGTGGCGCGTCTGCAGCGCGCCGAGACATGGGTTTCGCGCACACCCGCGCTGCGCAGCCGCTCAATGAATTGCTGGAGCGTCTTCTGAGTAAAGCCGATTGTGTAAATCGTTTTCATACGCAGCCACTCATCAGAGACGGATGGTGTGCGAAGCGGCCGTCCGCCTCATCAAGTGCTCTTCCGTCAGGAAAACAGGCGAGGCTGTGTAGCGTGGCGTCGGAACGCCGTTGGATCGGTTTCGACAACCTCTCCTGAATGTAGGATGTGTTGAACCTGAACGCCTTCAGCAACCAGTGAGCGCGTAATCAACCAGTAGCGGTGGCACTTGCGATAATCAGCCTCACTGCACATGATCGCCAGGCGATAAACTTCAGCACCTTTCTTCAACCGCTCCAGCCCCTCCCGATAGAATGGCGCTTGCGCCAACCGATCATAATCAACTTGGCCGTCCGGGCCGTAGTACTGCTCCTCGACGGGCCGACCACCCAACGCGTCACCCAGGTAGAGGTACTTGATGTGCGCTTGCTCCAACGAGGTTTTCAACGTTTCGCGGTTGAATTGAGGCGCGTAGCGGCTATAGGGCTGACTACGGGTATCCACCAGTACGTCAATCCGGCACTGCGTGAGCAGTTGCACAAACTGCTCGACGGACGCATGGCTATGTCCTATCGTGTAAATCACGGGTACCATCGGTCGGCAGCATCATACCACAGGTACATGGACGGACAAAACCGATTGTGCAGGAAGCTGTGAAACCACATCATCAACCGAGTGGGTGCGCTCGGCGGGTTTAGCTTTTTGCTCGAATAGCGTTCATTGAGCCATGCCGTGATCGAACCGATGTTGGTTCGGCCAACGCCAGATGTTGGCAACTCAAGCATTGAGTCTCAACACGGGAGAAGATGGTTTCAGCGGCCTCTGTCGGAGCTACGAGGCTCAGTATAGCGCTGGCGGCGCGCTCAACCACCCGAAATTTGTAGGAAGATGAAGCGTCCAGGTTGATTCCCTGGTCAACTTTCCAGCCAGGATGCATGAACCAAGCGAAGCCGATTTCGGCGTGGCATACCGCGGCAACGGCAGCCAACCATAGAAATTCTCTGCAAGTACAGCATCACCAATGTCGGATACCAAAAGCCTAAGTAGGTTGACAAAAGTTCTGGGACATTTTGGGGGGACGGGACGTTTTGGCGTGTGGTGATGTGTCACCGCTTTCCGGCCAACGCTGCGACACGTCGCAGCACTCCAAAAAACGCCACGAACTTTTGTCACGTTACTTAGAACGTCAATCCTCCAGACCTGGCCTCGCGCGGTTAGCTGGACGCAACACTTCCGAAGTAGCCGCATCAACCAAGGCGCCGAGGTAATCTATGCGCAGCCCTTCGGCATCATCACGGCGGCCTCGCAAAAGAATTATCCCGTGGACCTGTCGCACTTGACCATCATGGGAACGGCAACGGGCGCGTGGGGCGTCCCGGCTGATTCGGACGCCGCCATCTTCCCGGCTGTCTCTCTGGAACGACGCATCGGTCGGGACAAGGGCATCAAAGCGAAACTCCCGATCATCATTCCCGGACTCGGCTCAACCACCATCGCCAAAAACAATTGGGAGGGCCTGGCCATCGGAGCCGCCATTTCGGGCATTCCGTTGACTATTGGCGAAAACGTCTGCGGCATGGACGAGCAGGCAGAATTCAAGCACGGGCGGGTGATCCATTCTCCCGAGATGGTTCGGCGGGTGAAGCTCTACCAAGACTGGCAACAGGACGGCTACGGAGCCATTGTGGTCCAGGCTAATGTGGAAGACACTCGACTGGGCGTTCACGAGTATGTCATTTCACAGCTCGGCGTGGAGGCGGTAGAGCTGAAATGGGGACAGGGGGCGAAGGACATCGGCGGCGAGGTCAAGATCAAAGATTTGGCCAAAGCCCAGTTGTTGAAGCGAAGAGGCTACATTGTATTGCCCGACCCGGAGAATCCCGACGTCATCGGAGCGTTCCGGCGCGGCTCGTTCAAAGAGTTTGAGCGTCACTCGCGCGTTGGCATGGTGGATGAGGAGAGCTTCATTCGGCGGGTGGAAGAGCTGAGGCGCGCCGGGGCCAAGTACGTGTTTCTGAAGACCGGCGCCTACCGACCGGCTGACCTGGCGCGGGCGATCAAGTTCTCGTCGCTGGCCAAGATTGATCTGCTGACGGTGGATGGCGCCGGCGGTGGCACCGGCATGAGCCCTTGGCGCATGATGAATGAGTGGGGCGTGCCGCCGGTCGAGCTACACTCTTTGCTTTATCAATATGCCGAGACGCTGATGCAACGCGGCGAGTATGTACCGGACATTGCCATCGCCGGCGGGTTTGCCTTTGAGGACCAAATCTTCAAAGGGCTCGCCTTGGGCGCGCCGTATTTCAAACTGATCGGCATGGCGCGAGCGCCGTTAGCCGCCGCCATGGTGGGCAAGACAATCGGTCGCAAGATTGAAGACGGTGACATTCCCGTTTACATTGTGCGATTCGGTGAGACGATCGAGGAGATTTTCGTCACCGCGCCGGAGCTGAAGCAGCGGTTTGGTTCTGATTTCGAGAAGATCCCAGCGGGAGCCATTGGGCTGTACACTTACCTCCAACGATTGGCTCAGGGGCTGCGGCAGTTGATGTGTGGCAATCGAAAATTCGCTCTGGATTACATTACACGGGACGACATTGCGGCGCTCACTCGGGAGGCCGCTGAAGTCAGTGGTATCCCCTACGTCATGGACGCGGATCGAGAAGCCGTCGAGTGGATCTTGAGTGGCATGCCAGAGCGACCGGCGACGCTTGAGCATCCCGAAAGCCTGGCTTGAACTTTACAGTGGGCCGCCTTTGAGAATCTGGGACAGGCAGGAATGCCTGTGCCACATTCTCACAGGAGGGCGTCGCCACAGGCAACGTGAACAACTCCTGACGTGACTTTCATGCAGGCTAATCAACAGACGCGCTTCGATGCAAGCGCGATGTTGTAGTCATCTGCTGCTGCAAGCCTTCCGCTTCTTGCGCATCTACCACGGCGATAGCGGCTATATTGACGATGTCTTTGACTTCACAACCACGTTGCAACACATGAACGGGTTTGGCCATACCCATCAAGATCGGTCCGATCGCTTCGGCGCCGCCCAGCCGAGCCACCAATTTGTACGCCACGTTAGCCGATTGCAGGTCGGGGAAGATTAACACATTCGCTCCACCTTTGAGCGTGCTGAACGGGTAGTATTCGTTGATCAGTTCAGGCGTCACAGCCGTGTCGGCCTGCATTTCACCATCCACCATCAGCTCTGGCGCACGCTGCTTGACCAGCCGCGTGGCTTCCTGCACTTTGTCAACAAACCGGTGGCGCGCGCTGCCGAAATTGGAGAAGGAGAGCATGGCAACTCGTGGTTCAATGTGGAATCGCCGGGCGATCTCCGCGCTGCACAGCGCAATCTCTGCCAGTTCCTCAGCCGTCGGCTCGATGTTGACGGTCGTGTCGGCAAAGAAGAAGACCTTCTCTTTCAGGATCATCATGAACAAGCCTGAGACACGCGACAGGCCAGGACGCATTCGGATGATCTGCAAAGCAGGACGAATCGTATCGGGATAATGCTGAGTCACACCGGCAATCAATGCGTCGGCGTCGCCTCGCCGAACCATCATGGCGCCGTAGACCGTTGGATTTCGCATCTGTTCCAATGCCTCCTGCCAGGTCACGCCTTTGCGTTGACGCAACCGATATAACTCATCAGCATACTCTTGATACTTGGGCGAGTGGACCGGGTCAATGATCTCAATCGGGTGTAGACCAATCTCCAGTTCTTGAGCGACCGAACGAATCTGCTCTGGATCGCCAAGCAGCACGGGGTGCGCAATACCTTCATCCACCAAGATGTGGCTCGCTCGCAGCACCTTCTCATTGGAGCCTTCTGGGAAGACGACCCGTTTGGGCTGGCGCTTAGCTTGATTGATCATCATGCGCATCACTTCGCGCGATTTGCCGAGCCGATTCTCCAGTTCTTCCTTGTAAGCCTCAATATCCAGGTGACGCCGAGCGACGCCTGAGGCCATCGCTGCTTGAGCCACAGCCGATGCTTCCCAAATCAGCACGCGGTAATCAAATGGCTTCGGGATTAGGTAATCTGGTCCGAAGTGAAGCCGCTCGCCGCCATAGGCTCTGATGACCGAGTCCGGGACATCTTCTTTGGCTAATGCGGCCAGCGCACGGGTGGCAGCCAGCTTCATTTCTTCGTTGATAGTCGTGGCGCGCACATCCAGTGCGCCACGGAAGATGAACGGGAAACCGAGCACATTGTTGACCTGATTTGGATAATCGGATCGGCCGGTCGCCATGATGACATCGGGGCGGGCTGCTTTGGCCTCCTCATAGCTGATTTCCGGGTCAGGATTAGCCATCGCAAAGACGATCGGGCGCTCATTCATCGAGCGCACCATCTGCTGCGTCACACAGTTGGCGACTGAGAGGCCAACAAACACATCGGCACCAACCATCGCCTCGGCCAACGTGCGACAGTCAGTTTCAGCAGCCAACGCTTCTTTGTAGGGATTCATGCCGACGGTGCGACCTTTATAGATCACACCTTTAGTGTCGCAAACAATCAAGTTCTCTTTTCTGACGCCCAATTGCAGGTAGTAGTTGGCGCAGGCAATGCCGGAGGCGCCAGCGCCATTGAAGACAACTTTGACTTCGCTGATGGATTTGCCGACGATCTCCAGCGCGTTCAGCAAAGCAGCGCCCGAAATAATAGCAGTGCCGTGCTGATCGTCATGAAAAACAGGTATGCTCAATTCACGTCGAAGCGTCTCTTCGATATAAAAACATTCGGGCGCTTTGATGTCCTCCAGGTTAATGCCGCCAAAGGTCGGCTCCAATAGCTTGACGAGCTTGATGACCTCGTCCGGGTCGTGTGTGTTGATTTCTAGGTCAAAGACATCAATATCGGCGAATCGTTTGAACAACACGCCCTTGCCTTCCATCACGGGCTTGCCGGCCAGCGCGCCGATGTCGCCAAGCCCTAAGACAGCGGTTCCATTAGAGACAACGGCGACCAGATTACCCTTGGCCGTATAGTTGTAGGCTTCTTCGGGATTGGCCTGAATTTTCAAACACGGCACAGCGACGCCGGGCGTGTACGCCAATGAAAGGTCTCGTTGCGTGATACATGGTTTGGTTGGGACAACTTCCAGTTTTCCTTTTCGCCCCATGCTGTGATAATCCAATGCCTCTTGTTCTCGAACCATAGACACCCTCCTGCGATTCGTTACCCACGCGCCTCGCTTTGCGGCGGGGCAGTAGGCCTGGTTGTTTGTTGATCCGTGCTGCGGCAATGCCTCAGTGTGCGCTCAACAACTGCGGCGACCGCAGTAGGCCTGGTTGTTTGTTGATCCGTGCTGCGGCTGTGTCGGCTGCTCAGGGTGTCAGCGAATCTTCCCATTGGTGGCGGAGCGCTCGCGCTTGCTGACGCAATGTGGAATTCCGGCCGAATCGCTCAATAACGGCACAGACTCGCCCCAGATGATCGTCCGGGCGATCGTGCATGGACCGCAGCGTCTCGGTCCATAAAACCGGCAATTTATCGAGCAGCCATTGATAAATCCAATTCAGTTCCGAGGTCTCCAACAGCAGCGTGCAGTACAGTGCGTGATCCAATGAAGCTTCGTGCTGAGTCATTCGTTCTTCGCACCGGTGAATCTCACGGACGAGTTTCGTGATGAGCGCAGGCTCAACCAATGGGCCGTCAAGTGGCAAAGGGGTGAGCCATAATTGCTCGGCGGCTGAGCGCAAGGCGTCGGCATGGTCTAGTTCGTCCTCGGCCAGATGCATCCAGAAGGCGCCCAGTTGCTGATCGTCTTCGAACATTTCGGC is a window from the Blastocatellia bacterium genome containing:
- a CDS encoding DUF488 domain-containing protein, with the protein product MVPVIYTIGHSHASVEQFVQLLTQCRIDVLVDTRSQPYSRYAPQFNRETLKTSLEQAHIKYLYLGDALGGRPVEEQYYGPDGQVDYDRLAQAPFYREGLERLKKGAEVYRLAIMCSEADYRKCHRYWLITRSLVAEGVQVQHILHSGEVVETDPTAFRRHATQPRLFS
- the pta gene encoding phosphate acetyltransferase, coding for MVREQEALDYHSMGRKGKLEVVPTKPCITQRDLSLAYTPGVAVPCLKIQANPEEAYNYTAKGNLVAVVSNGTAVLGLGDIGALAGKPVMEGKGVLFKRFADIDVFDLEINTHDPDEVIKLVKLLEPTFGGINLEDIKAPECFYIEETLRRELSIPVFHDDQHGTAIISGAALLNALEIVGKSISEVKVVFNGAGASGIACANYYLQLGVRKENLIVCDTKGVIYKGRTVGMNPYKEALAAETDCRTLAEAMVGADVFVGLSVANCVTQQMVRSMNERPIVFAMANPDPEISYEEAKAARPDVIMATGRSDYPNQVNNVLGFPFIFRGALDVRATTINEEMKLAATRALAALAKEDVPDSVIRAYGGERLHFGPDYLIPKPFDYRVLIWEASAVAQAAMASGVARRHLDIEAYKEELENRLGKSREVMRMMINQAKRQPKRVVFPEGSNEKVLRASHILVDEGIAHPVLLGDPEQIRSVAQELEIGLHPIEIIDPVHSPKYQEYADELYRLRQRKGVTWQEALEQMRNPTVYGAMMVRRGDADALIAGVTQHYPDTIRPALQIIRMRPGLSRVSGLFMMILKEKVFFFADTTVNIEPTAEELAEIALCSAEIARRFHIEPRVAMLSFSNFGSARHRFVDKVQEATRLVKQRAPELMVDGEMQADTAVTPELINEYYPFSTLKGGANVLIFPDLQSANVAYKLVARLGGAEAIGPILMGMAKPVHVLQRGCEVKDIVNIAAIAVVDAQEAEGLQQQMTTTSRLHRSASVD